One segment of Rhodanobacter thiooxydans DNA contains the following:
- a CDS encoding BatD family protein, which produces MLASIPALASAAAVTATLDRDHVQLGETVTLNVRVQGDTGGVVAPDLRALNQDFQLLGTSQNNSLSIINGKASSELTFGVALRPRHVGVLQIPALSVAGGRTAPLQLTVTAPDPAAAAATQRDVFMESQVEPAHGYVGQQLTYVVRLYYANRIGGDAPSPPQADGVEVSALGKGLNYDAERGGRTYHVLEQRYALIPQHAGQIEIPPVDFQGEAADPRDPNSFFGATVPVSASAPAQTIEVKPAPADWGGSAWLPARQLSLSLDGWPTARDASPRVGQPLNLTMTLEATGLSYEALPALSLPPLDGATVYPDKPVTGNRQDGQWIIGRRQQSFAIVPERAGTLTIPATTLKWWNVLTDKMEVAQIPAHSVSVLPAIGAAATPAPAATAQVHDEVAASPGLAAAPASTPWRWIALASLGLWLLSALTWWLWRRRRRVPSATPPAAARTSARNSQLAFLAAARGGDPAAQVHSLLAWARAERPAIQHLGELAAALDDAAQRAAIDALQQRRYAGAPAPDAGTNLAEAFKRGFAWRAAAASEDSGLPPLYPFKLH; this is translated from the coding sequence ATGCTGGCGTCGATTCCGGCGCTGGCCAGTGCGGCCGCGGTGACCGCCACGCTGGACCGCGACCACGTGCAACTGGGCGAGACGGTGACGCTCAACGTGCGCGTGCAGGGCGACACCGGCGGCGTCGTCGCACCCGATCTGCGCGCGCTGAACCAGGATTTCCAGCTGCTCGGCACCTCGCAGAACAACAGCCTCAGCATCATCAACGGCAAGGCCAGCTCGGAACTGACCTTCGGCGTGGCGCTGCGGCCGCGCCACGTCGGCGTGCTGCAGATCCCCGCGCTGAGCGTGGCCGGCGGCCGCACCGCGCCGCTGCAGCTCACCGTGACCGCGCCGGACCCGGCCGCCGCCGCTGCCACCCAGCGCGACGTCTTCATGGAATCGCAGGTCGAGCCGGCGCACGGCTACGTCGGCCAGCAACTGACCTACGTGGTGCGCCTGTACTACGCCAACCGCATCGGCGGCGACGCGCCGTCACCGCCGCAGGCCGACGGCGTGGAAGTCAGCGCGCTCGGCAAGGGCCTGAACTACGACGCGGAGCGTGGTGGTCGTACCTATCACGTGCTGGAACAACGCTACGCGCTGATCCCGCAGCACGCCGGGCAGATCGAGATCCCTCCGGTGGATTTCCAGGGCGAGGCCGCCGATCCGCGCGACCCCAACAGCTTTTTTGGCGCCACCGTGCCGGTCAGCGCCAGCGCGCCCGCGCAGACCATCGAGGTGAAACCGGCGCCGGCCGACTGGGGCGGCAGCGCGTGGTTGCCGGCACGCCAGCTGAGCCTGAGTCTGGACGGCTGGCCCACCGCGCGGGATGCGTCGCCGCGGGTCGGCCAGCCACTGAACCTGACCATGACCCTTGAAGCCACCGGCCTGTCGTACGAGGCGCTGCCGGCGCTGAGCCTGCCGCCGCTGGACGGCGCCACGGTGTACCCGGACAAGCCGGTCACCGGCAACCGCCAGGACGGCCAGTGGATCATCGGTCGGCGCCAGCAGTCGTTCGCGATCGTGCCCGAACGCGCCGGCACGCTGACCATTCCCGCCACCACGCTGAAGTGGTGGAACGTGCTGACCGACAAGATGGAAGTGGCGCAGATCCCCGCGCACAGCGTCAGCGTGCTGCCGGCGATCGGTGCGGCGGCCACGCCGGCACCCGCCGCAACGGCGCAGGTGCATGACGAGGTGGCTGCATCACCTGGCCTTGCCGCCGCGCCGGCATCCACGCCCTGGCGCTGGATTGCGCTGGCCAGCCTCGGCCTGTGGCTGCTCAGCGCGCTGACCTGGTGGTTGTGGCGGCGCCGTCGCCGCGTTCCGTCGGCGACACCGCCGGCCGCAGCGCGCACCTCGGCGCGCAACAGCCAGCTGGCCTTCCTCGCCGCGGCACGCGGTGGCGACCCGGCCGCGCAGGTACACAGCCTGCTGGCCTGGGCGCGGGCGGAGCGGCCGGCGATCCAGCATCTGGGCGAGCTGGCCGCAGCGCTCGACGATGCCGCGCAACGCGCCGCCATCGACGCGCTGCAGCAGCGTCGTTACGCCGGCGCGCCGGCGCCGGATGCCGGCACGAACCTGGCCGAGGCGTTCAAGCGCGGCTTTGCCTGGCGTGCCGCGGCAGCCAGCGAGGACTCCGGGTTGCCGCCGCTGTATCCGTTCAAGCTGCATTGA
- a CDS encoding O-acetyl-ADP-ribose deacetylase, with protein sequence MPIEVIHADITRLAPDAIVNAASPGLLGGGGVDGAIHRAAGPALLKACRALPETVPGVRCPTGEARITPGFALPARWVIHTVGPVWHGGDEGEAELLARCHRNALRLLRERALRTIAFPAISCGIYGYPAAQAAAVAVATLRDALAAADDDIEVTLCCFSDAMRAVFQQALAP encoded by the coding sequence ATGCCCATCGAAGTCATTCATGCCGACATCACCCGCCTGGCGCCGGACGCCATCGTCAACGCGGCCAGCCCCGGCCTGCTCGGCGGCGGTGGCGTGGACGGCGCGATCCACCGCGCCGCCGGGCCGGCGCTGCTCAAGGCCTGCCGCGCGCTGCCCGAAACCGTCCCCGGCGTACGCTGCCCCACCGGCGAGGCGCGCATCACGCCCGGCTTCGCGCTGCCCGCGCGCTGGGTGATCCACACGGTCGGTCCGGTCTGGCACGGCGGCGACGAGGGCGAAGCCGAATTGCTGGCGCGTTGCCACCGCAACGCGCTGCGCCTGCTGCGCGAACGGGCGCTGCGCACGATCGCGTTTCCGGCGATCAGCTGCGGCATCTACGGCTACCCCGCCGCGCAGGCCGCCGCGGTGGCGGTGGCCACATTGCGCGACGCGCTGGCTGCTGCGGACGACGACATCGAGGTGACGCTGTGCTGCTTCAGCGACGCCATGCGCGCGGTGTTTCAGCAGGCGCTGGCGCCATAG
- a CDS encoding MarR family winged helix-turn-helix transcriptional regulator has product MAKTEDLSFGYLLSDVTLLFRKHFDRRAVKFGLTRAQWRATKVLYHREGLRQTELAEFLEMEPIAVGRVIDRLQAAGFVERRPDPKDRRAWRLYVTEQARVIVGDMEIIARELRKDATRGIDHDELQQALAVIGRIKDNLLALEQGDGTP; this is encoded by the coding sequence ATGGCGAAAACGGAAGACCTTTCCTTCGGCTACCTGCTCAGCGACGTGACCTTGCTGTTCCGCAAGCACTTCGACCGGCGCGCGGTGAAATTCGGGCTGACCCGCGCGCAATGGCGTGCGACCAAGGTGTTGTACCACCGCGAAGGCCTGCGGCAAACCGAGCTGGCCGAGTTCCTGGAAATGGAGCCGATCGCGGTGGGCCGGGTGATCGACCGGCTGCAGGCGGCCGGCTTCGTCGAGCGCCGGCCGGACCCGAAGGACCGGCGCGCCTGGCGGCTGTACGTCACCGAGCAGGCGCGGGTGATCGTCGGTGACATGGAGATCATCGCGCGCGAACTGCGCAAGGATGCCACCCGTGGCATCGACCACGACGAGCTACAGCAGGCACTGGCGGTGATCGGCCGGATCAAGGACAACCTGCTGGCGCTGGAGCAGGGTGACGGCACGCCGTGA
- a CDS encoding efflux RND transporter periplasmic adaptor subunit: MSWKKIVLVVAVLLAIALAMHFRRGSGDSSKAVRTPAAVPVEVASAIRGDVELSLKLVGRVEAWSTVSLRARVSGQLQSLSFTPGALVRKGSVLAQIDPRLLQAQLDQARGSVARDQALLQKAQADQRRYADMLARGFVSKADYDLYQANLAVARATLQSDRAAQELAQTQLDYARIVAPFDGIAGAPLVWPGAQISADSTDIVVLNQVEPVRVAFNIPEDSLPAVRVAQASGAIVVQVTVSGDHGTPLAGTLEFIDNAVDATTGTIVLKARFDNAEHRLTPGQFVQVSLPTTRLAGVVSVPVHALQSSSSGSFVFVLGADGKVQQRYVTPGPTSAGRTVIDKGLKAGEQVVTEGQMLLVDGSAATVKRG; this comes from the coding sequence ATGTCCTGGAAAAAAATCGTCCTTGTGGTGGCCGTCCTGCTGGCGATCGCGCTTGCCATGCACTTTCGGCGCGGCTCCGGCGACAGCAGCAAGGCCGTCAGGACGCCGGCAGCGGTGCCGGTGGAGGTGGCCAGCGCCATCCGGGGCGACGTCGAACTGTCGTTGAAGCTGGTCGGCCGGGTCGAGGCGTGGTCGACGGTGAGCCTGCGCGCGCGGGTCTCCGGCCAGCTGCAGTCGCTGTCGTTCACGCCCGGTGCGCTGGTGCGCAAGGGCAGCGTGCTGGCGCAGATCGACCCGCGCCTGCTGCAGGCGCAGCTGGACCAGGCGCGCGGCAGCGTGGCGCGCGACCAGGCGCTGTTGCAGAAGGCGCAGGCCGACCAGCGGCGCTATGCCGACATGCTGGCCAGGGGTTTCGTCTCGAAGGCGGACTACGACCTGTACCAGGCCAACCTGGCGGTGGCCCGCGCCACCTTGCAGAGCGACCGCGCCGCGCAGGAACTGGCGCAGACCCAGCTCGACTACGCGCGCATCGTCGCCCCGTTCGACGGCATCGCCGGCGCGCCGCTGGTGTGGCCCGGCGCGCAGATCAGCGCCGACAGCACCGACATCGTGGTGCTCAACCAGGTCGAGCCGGTGCGCGTGGCGTTCAACATCCCCGAGGACAGCCTGCCCGCCGTGCGCGTCGCGCAGGCCAGCGGTGCGATCGTCGTGCAGGTGACCGTCTCCGGCGACCACGGCACGCCGCTGGCCGGCACGCTGGAATTCATCGACAACGCGGTCGACGCCACGACTGGCACCATCGTGCTGAAGGCACGCTTCGACAACGCCGAACACCGGCTCACGCCCGGCCAGTTCGTGCAGGTAAGCCTGCCCACCACGCGCCTGGCCGGCGTGGTCAGCGTGCCGGTGCATGCGCTGCAGAGTTCCAGCAGCGGCAGCTTCGTGTTCGTGCTCGGTGCCGACGGCAAGGTGCAGCAGCGCTACGTCACCCCCGGCCCGACCAGCGCCGGGCGCACCGTCATCGACAAGGGCCTGAAAGCCGGCGAACAGGTGGTGACCGAAGGCCAGATGCTGCTGGTCGACGGCAGCGCCGCCACCGTCAAGCGGGGCTGA
- a CDS encoding efflux RND transporter permease subunit, whose translation MNIPELCIRRPVMTTLLMTALLVFGIVAYPQLPVNELPNVDFPTISISANLPGASPETMASAVATPLEGRLSTIAGISSMSSTSALGSTSITLSFELDRNIDAAAQDVQAAISSALRQLPKEMTTPPTFRKVNPADAAILYLAMSSSTMPLTQVDEYAETELAQQLSMIDGVAQVNVYGSQKYAVRISVDPDRLAASGIGIDQVQNAIADANVNQSTGSLYGKRQQLPIRSDGQLLRAAAYNDVVVAYRNGAPVHVGDIGTARDSVQDDQRVSSYNGKQAIVLAIQRQPGANTVATVDRIKAVLPSFRAGLPPSITLDTLYDRSQSIRDSVDDVQFTLLLAGALVVFVIYLFLGNLSATLIPAVALPISVLGTFGVMYALGYSLDNLSLLALTLAVGFVVDDAIVMLENIVRHMEAGVPPYEAALQGAGEVGFTIFSMTLSLIAVFIPVMFMGGIVGRLFHEFAVVISVAILISGIVAITLTPMLCSRFVKAHDHDRKNWLIAGFDRGFSAVQRGYADSLRWCMERPRLVLAAFGVSLLATALLFYVAPKDFIPAGDSGQLRINTEGPEDVSFEGMLARQQQLVDIVAKDPNIAGYMSTVGAGGARSTINNGSILLLLKPAHQRKLGPDGIIQELRPKLATVAGIRSYIQNAPAIQIGGRQSKAQYQYTLQSVNLDQLYEWSGKVTRAFAALPGFEDVTNDLDLNSPSIVVKVDRAKLAPLGLTMAQVQTALGIGFGENQVSTIYGSSTQYWVILQVERRLQNDPAVLSQLYVTSNRGSLVPLSAVASFAREPQALTVNHQGQLPAVTVSFNLAPGVSLSDAVASIDGALGKLGLPATISGSVQGTAQAFQQSLQGMGMLLLLAVFVIYLVLGILYESFIHPLTILSGLPAAAVGALLTLVIFHASLDLFAFVGIVMLIGIVKKNAIMLIDFALERQREEGMAPAQAIADACRVRFRPIMMTTMAAMAGTLPIALGIGAGAEVRRSLGLAVVGGLLFSQVLTLYLTPVIYLWMDQLQQRFRRTGRTSPAR comes from the coding sequence ATGAACATTCCCGAGCTCTGCATCCGCCGCCCGGTGATGACCACGCTGTTGATGACGGCGCTGCTGGTGTTCGGCATCGTCGCCTATCCGCAGCTGCCGGTGAACGAGCTGCCGAACGTCGACTTCCCCACCATCAGCATCAGCGCGAATCTCCCGGGCGCCTCGCCGGAAACGATGGCGTCGGCGGTGGCCACGCCGCTGGAAGGGCGGCTGTCGACCATCGCCGGGATCAGCTCGATGAGCTCGACCAGCGCGCTGGGCTCCACCTCGATCACGCTGAGCTTCGAGCTGGACCGCAACATCGACGCGGCAGCGCAGGACGTGCAGGCGGCGATCTCCTCGGCGCTACGCCAGCTGCCGAAGGAAATGACCACGCCGCCCACCTTCCGCAAGGTCAACCCGGCCGACGCGGCGATCCTGTACCTGGCGATGAGTTCGTCGACGATGCCGCTGACCCAGGTCGACGAGTACGCCGAGACCGAGCTGGCGCAGCAGTTGTCGATGATCGACGGCGTGGCGCAGGTGAACGTGTACGGCTCGCAGAAATACGCGGTGCGGATCAGCGTGGACCCGGACCGGCTGGCAGCCAGCGGCATCGGCATCGACCAGGTGCAGAACGCGATCGCCGACGCCAACGTCAACCAGTCCACCGGCTCGCTGTACGGCAAGCGCCAGCAGCTGCCGATCCGCAGCGACGGCCAGCTGCTGCGCGCGGCCGCCTACAACGACGTAGTGGTGGCGTACCGCAACGGCGCGCCGGTGCACGTGGGCGACATCGGCACGGCGCGCGACAGCGTGCAGGACGACCAGCGCGTCAGCTCGTACAACGGCAAGCAGGCGATCGTGCTGGCGATCCAGCGCCAGCCCGGCGCGAACACGGTGGCCACGGTGGACCGGATCAAGGCGGTGCTGCCCAGCTTCCGCGCCGGGCTGCCGCCGTCGATCACGCTGGACACGCTGTACGACCGCTCGCAGTCGATCCGCGACTCGGTCGACGACGTGCAGTTCACCCTGCTGCTGGCCGGTGCGCTGGTGGTGTTCGTGATCTACCTGTTCCTCGGCAACCTGTCGGCCACGCTGATTCCGGCGGTGGCGCTGCCGATCTCGGTGCTGGGCACGTTCGGCGTGATGTACGCGCTGGGTTACAGCCTGGACAATCTCTCGCTGCTGGCACTGACCCTGGCGGTCGGCTTCGTGGTGGACGACGCGATCGTGATGCTGGAGAACATCGTGCGCCACATGGAGGCGGGCGTGCCGCCGTACGAGGCGGCACTACAGGGCGCCGGCGAGGTCGGCTTCACCATCTTCTCGATGACGCTGTCGCTGATCGCGGTGTTCATCCCGGTGATGTTCATGGGCGGCATCGTGGGCCGGCTGTTCCACGAGTTCGCAGTGGTGATCAGCGTAGCGATCCTGATTTCCGGCATCGTCGCGATCACGCTGACGCCGATGCTGTGCAGCCGCTTCGTCAAGGCGCACGACCATGACAGGAAAAACTGGCTGATCGCCGGCTTCGACCGCGGCTTCAGCGCCGTGCAGCGTGGTTACGCGGACAGCCTGCGCTGGTGCATGGAGCGCCCGCGGCTGGTGCTGGCCGCTTTCGGCGTGAGCCTGCTGGCCACCGCGCTGCTGTTCTATGTCGCGCCGAAGGATTTCATCCCGGCTGGCGACAGCGGCCAGTTGCGCATCAACACGGAAGGACCGGAGGACGTGTCGTTCGAGGGCATGCTGGCGCGCCAGCAGCAACTGGTCGACATCGTGGCGAAGGATCCGAACATCGCCGGCTACATGTCCACCGTGGGCGCGGGCGGCGCGCGCAGCACGATCAACAACGGTTCGATCCTGCTGCTGCTGAAGCCGGCGCACCAGCGCAAGCTCGGTCCGGACGGCATCATCCAGGAATTGCGGCCGAAGCTGGCGACGGTGGCGGGCATCCGCAGCTACATCCAGAACGCGCCGGCGATCCAGATCGGCGGGCGGCAATCCAAGGCGCAATACCAGTACACGCTGCAGTCGGTGAACCTCGACCAGTTGTACGAGTGGAGCGGCAAGGTGACCCGCGCGTTTGCCGCGCTGCCGGGTTTCGAGGACGTCACCAACGACCTGGATCTCAATAGCCCGTCGATCGTGGTCAAGGTCGACCGCGCCAAGCTGGCGCCGCTGGGGTTGACCATGGCGCAGGTGCAGACCGCGCTGGGCATCGGCTTCGGCGAGAACCAGGTTTCCACCATCTACGGTTCGTCCACCCAGTACTGGGTGATCCTGCAGGTCGAACGCAGGCTGCAGAACGACCCGGCGGTGCTGTCGCAGCTGTACGTCACCTCGAACCGCGGCAGCCTGGTCCCGCTGAGCGCGGTGGCGAGTTTCGCCCGCGAGCCGCAGGCGCTGACGGTGAACCACCAGGGCCAGCTGCCGGCGGTGACGGTGTCGTTCAACCTGGCGCCTGGCGTGTCCCTCAGCGACGCGGTGGCCAGCATCGACGGCGCGCTGGGCAAGCTGGGCCTGCCGGCCACCATCAGCGGCAGCGTGCAGGGCACCGCGCAGGCGTTCCAGCAATCCCTGCAGGGCATGGGCATGCTGTTGCTGCTGGCAGTGTTCGTGATCTACCTGGTGCTGGGCATCCTGTACGAGAGCTTCATCCATCCACTGACCATCCTGTCCGGCCTGCCGGCGGCCGCGGTCGGCGCGCTGCTGACCCTGGTGATCTTCCACGCCTCGCTGGACCTGTTCGCCTTCGTCGGCATCGTGATGCTGATCGGCATCGTCAAGAAGAACGCGATCATGCTGATCGACTTCGCGCTGGAGCGGCAGCGCGAGGAAGGCATGGCGCCGGCGCAGGCGATCGCCGATGCCTGCCGCGTGCGCTTCCGCCCGATCATGATGACCACCATGGCGGCGATGGCCGGCACCCTGCCGATTGCGCTGGGCATCGGCGCGGGCGCCGAAGTGCGTCGCTCGCTGGGCCTGGCGGTGGTCGGCGGCCTGCTGTTCTCGCAGGTGCTCACGTTGTACCTGACGCCGGTGATCTACCTGTGGATGGACCAGCTGCAGCAGCGTTTCCGGCGCACGGGCCGGACGTCGCCGGCGCGCTAG